The nucleotide window GTCGGGGTCCTGAAGGACGCGGGGCTGAAGCCGCTGCAGAGCAGCTACGGGCGGGCGCTGATGATCTCCTGCGCCTTCGGTCCCCTGATCGGCGGCATCGGGACCCCGGCGGGCGCCGGCGCCAACCTGGCCGCGGTGGGCTACCTGCGCGAGCTGGCCGGCGTCGACATCTCGTTCGCGCGCTGGATGGCCTTCGGGTTTCCGGCCGCAATCCTGATGATCCCGGTCTGCTGGCAGATTCTGCTGCGCGCTTTTCCGCCGGAGATCGATCACCTGCCCATCGGGCGGAAGGGCATCGACGAGCGGATCGCGGCCCTCGGCCGTCCGACCCGCCTGGAGATCTGGACCGTCGCGGTTTTCGCCGGGACCATCACGACGTGGCTGACGACGCCGCTGCTCGCGGAACTGAGCGGGGGCCTCATCGATCCGCCGACGCAGGCGGTGGCGCTCGGGGGCGGCCTGCTGCTGTTCCTGCCGGGGCTGCGCGTGCTGGTCTGGAAGGAGGCCCAGCGCGACATGGACTGGGGCGGCGTCGTCCTGATCGTCGCCGGACTCTCGCTCGGGGTGATGGTGTTCGAGACCGGGGCGGCGCGCTGGCTCGCGCAGGTGATGCTGGGGCGGCTGGCCGACGTGCCCGGCGTGCTGCAGCCCTTCGTCATCGTCCTGGTGGTGGCGGCCCTGCACATGCTGTTCTCGAGCAATACGGTCACCGGGGCGATCATCATGCCGATCCTGATCGCGCTCGCCCAGGACCTCGGCCTCGACATCTGGACCATCGCGGCGCCGGCGGCGTTCACGTCGACGCTCGCCTTCATCCTCGTGACCGAGAGCCCGACCAACGTCCTGCCGTACTCGGCCGGCTACTTCTCGATCCGGGACATGGCGAAGGTGGGCATCGTGATGACCTTTGGAGCGGCGGCCTGCGTCACGATCGCCGTCGTGGGGGTGCGGGCCCTCGGCGGGGGGTAGTCGGAGCGACCGGGCGCGGCCGCGCGACGAGACGGGGAGCCGCGGGCCGCCGAGATGAAACCGATGCTGGAAACGCTGATCCGGGACGTGCGCTACGGCCTGCGCTCGCTGTTGCGATCGCCGGGCTACGCCCTGATGGTGGTGCTGACCCTCGGGCTCGGCATCGGCGCGAACACCGCCATCTTCAGTCTCGTCAACGGCGTGCTGCTGCGGCCGCTGCCCTACGCCGACGGGCACGAGCTGGTGCTCGCCCGCCAGCAGGCGCAACGGGCCGGGTCGGCGAACATCCCCTTCTCGGTCAAGGAGATCGGCGACTACCGGGAGCAGCTCGCGACCCTCGACGGCTTCGTCGAGTACCACGGCATGTCGTTCACGCTGCTCAACCGGGGCGAGCCGGACCGCGTGCTGACCGGGGTGGTGTCGGCGAACTTCTTCGACGTGCTCGGCGTGCAGCCGCTGTACGGCCGGACGTTCCGCGACGGCGACGACGATCTCGGCGCCGAGGCCGTGCTGGTCCTCAGCTACCCGTACTGGCGGCAGCGCTTCGGCGGCGACCCGGACATCGTGGGCCAGGTCTTCGAGATGAACGACCGGCCGCATACGGTGGTCGGCGTCCTGCCGCCGGTGCCGCAGTACCCGCGCGAGAACGACGTCTACATGCCGACGTCCGCCTGCCCGTTCCGCGCCCGCGCCGAGGCCCGCATGGAGGAGGACCGCACCGCGTTCCGCGGCATGACCGCGTTCGGCCGGCTGGGGCCGGGCGTGGGCGTCGACCGCTTCGGCGCGGAGCTGGCCAC belongs to Acidobacteriota bacterium and includes:
- a CDS encoding DASS family sodium-coupled anion symporter; protein product: MTSTPTASLASSERGRALTILAAILLMLVVDWLPEPAPLERAGDVIALTPNGKACLAILAFAITLWVTEAIPFAVTALFVLLLVPIFGIADYATTVRAGFGNPLITFFIGVLFLSTGFTRSGLGTRLVLHMLRIVGTRTDRVLLGFLVIGAMLSMWITDMAVAAVLLPLGVGVLKDAGLKPLQSSYGRALMISCAFGPLIGGIGTPAGAGANLAAVGYLRELAGVDISFARWMAFGFPAAILMIPVCWQILLRAFPPEIDHLPIGRKGIDERIAALGRPTRLEIWTVAVFAGTITTWLTTPLLAELSGGLIDPPTQAVALGGGLLLFLPGLRVLVWKEAQRDMDWGGVVLIVAGLSLGVMVFETGAARWLAQVMLGRLADVPGVLQPFVIVLVVAALHMLFSSNTVTGAIIMPILIALAQDLGLDIWTIAAPAAFTSTLAFILVTESPTNVLPYSAGYFSIRDMAKVGIVMTFGAAACVTIAVVGVRALGGG